A window from Flavobacterium gyeonganense encodes these proteins:
- a CDS encoding pectinesterase family protein, which produces MKQKFLLWTFLAFFSMQMKAQTYDIVVAKDGSGNYTTVQAAVNAAPSNSSARTEIYIKNGTYYEVITVPSNKTNLTFIGQSSTGTILTYNNYASKINPATGAAYGTSNSASTFINGAGFYALNLTFSNSSGPVGQAVAVRSTADKAVFKNCRFLGNQDTYYPHSGRSYHENCYFEGTTDFIFGGAIAYFQNCQLYTKGGTSVTAANTPSHLAYGFVFNNCQITGSGSNITDLGRPWGGYASVTFMNTSMTNAIKAAGWNDWGNAANQSTARFAEYNNSGAGNVPSSRVSWAKKLTAAQAASYTKSNVLKANNANPQVTDNWNPDSIINSVTGGGTAFQTIQAESYSSQSGTQNEASSEGTDNVGYINNGDWVMFEDINFGSGAGSFLARAATAGIGGTISILLGGTSGTLIGTCNITPTGGWQTYTNFTCAVSQVSGIHDVYLVFQGGSGYLYNLNHISFSVPQAAALLTKHGAGGSSQTVGINTAITGFYYSWQNATTVNVTGLPSGVNAAINNTAKTITFSGTPTVSGTFNYTITTVGGSPNTTKSGTLTVTAATQKSASTQKAAAALAVTSPAFPGAEGFGRYTTGGRGGQVIYVTNLNDSGAGSLRAAVTATGTRTVMFKVSGIIALNSDLRINNGNITIAGQTAPGDGICLKNYSVNIDADNVIIRYIRFRMGDQAQHEGDAIGGRNHKNIIIDHCSMSWSTDECASFYDNENFTMQWCLMSESLRVSVHDKGIHGYGGIWGGKKASFHHNMLAHHDSRNVRFCGSRYSGLPNLEHVDFRNNVIYNWGGNSAYAAEGGSYNLTNNYYKAGPATGSGVNDRIISPGQDDGSNNQAAGVWGKFYVNGNHTTVNSATTDNNWNGVDPNPSSKSKTELRVNTEYDFGQMTTHSAANAYNRVLAYVGASLKRDAVDNRIVLEATNGNFTYTGSNGSTKGLIDTQSDVGGWPVYNSTTAPTDTDNDGIPNSWESANGLNSNNVSDGILYTLSPIYTNLEVYINELVGTITANQNQNGTANYTELTSTATLVKHGAGSANQTVSLNTPIVGFNYSWTNAASATASGLPAGVTAVVNVSAQTITISGTPTQSGTFNFTVITTGGSPSASVSGTISVTGNSTIAEISIDENQIGFCSVEGTIDSNNAGFQGAGFANTNNAVGAGIEWSVNTSSGNYMLRWKYSNGGTTARPGKVIVDGVTLASADFNPTTNWTTWAENSSSLVTVTLSGGNHIIRLEATTASGLANIDKIEVEGINPTPVSCGSTSKIALSDNTIVDVDEAKTELKTYPVPFKNEFYIDLGTIGKVKQILVFNMLGLQIYAINEINDSTVKVNIDGSAGIYLIKIITVNGVVNKTILKE; this is translated from the coding sequence ATGAAACAAAAATTTTTATTATGGACTTTTTTAGCTTTCTTTTCGATGCAGATGAAAGCACAAACCTACGACATCGTAGTTGCTAAGGATGGCAGTGGTAATTATACCACAGTACAGGCTGCTGTGAATGCAGCTCCTTCTAATAGTTCGGCCAGAACTGAAATTTACATTAAAAATGGGACTTATTATGAAGTAATTACGGTTCCTTCAAATAAAACCAATCTGACATTCATAGGGCAAAGTTCGACTGGAACAATTTTAACCTATAATAATTACGCCAGCAAAATTAATCCGGCTACAGGAGCTGCGTATGGAACTTCTAATTCAGCCAGTACTTTCATCAATGGTGCAGGATTTTATGCATTAAACCTTACATTCTCTAATTCTTCAGGACCCGTTGGACAGGCTGTAGCGGTTCGTTCTACTGCAGACAAAGCAGTTTTTAAGAACTGCCGTTTTTTAGGAAACCAGGATACTTATTATCCCCACAGCGGAAGGTCTTACCATGAAAATTGCTATTTCGAAGGCACTACAGACTTTATTTTTGGAGGAGCCATTGCCTATTTTCAAAACTGCCAGCTTTATACTAAAGGGGGAACTTCTGTCACAGCTGCTAATACCCCATCTCATCTGGCTTATGGATTTGTATTCAATAACTGCCAGATTACAGGTTCAGGAAGCAATATTACAGATTTGGGCCGCCCTTGGGGAGGATATGCATCGGTTACTTTTATGAATACCAGTATGACCAATGCTATTAAGGCGGCAGGCTGGAACGACTGGGGTAATGCTGCTAACCAGTCTACAGCACGTTTTGCAGAATATAATAACTCAGGAGCTGGTAATGTTCCTTCTTCCAGAGTTTCATGGGCAAAAAAATTAACCGCTGCTCAGGCTGCTTCTTATACTAAATCAAATGTTTTAAAAGCAAATAATGCCAACCCTCAGGTCACTGATAACTGGAATCCGGACTCTATAATTAATTCGGTTACAGGTGGAGGAACAGCTTTCCAGACTATTCAGGCCGAAAGTTACAGCAGCCAATCGGGAACTCAGAATGAAGCCAGTTCCGAGGGCACTGACAATGTAGGATATATCAATAACGGTGACTGGGTTATGTTTGAAGACATAAACTTTGGTTCAGGAGCAGGCAGTTTTCTGGCAAGAGCTGCAACAGCCGGAATCGGAGGAACTATTTCAATCCTATTAGGAGGAACATCCGGTACACTTATCGGAACTTGTAATATTACACCAACAGGCGGATGGCAAACCTATACAAATTTCACATGTGCTGTAAGTCAGGTGTCAGGAATACATGATGTCTATCTTGTTTTTCAGGGCGGAAGCGGTTATTTATACAATCTTAATCATATTAGTTTTTCTGTACCCCAGGCAGCAGCTTTATTGACAAAACACGGAGCCGGAGGGTCCAGCCAAACAGTAGGCATTAATACGGCTATTACAGGTTTTTATTATAGCTGGCAAAATGCTACAACAGTAAATGTAACAGGATTACCATCTGGTGTCAATGCTGCCATAAACAATACAGCCAAAACGATAACCTTCAGCGGAACACCAACTGTGAGTGGTACTTTTAACTACACCATTACAACCGTTGGCGGTTCACCTAATACAACAAAATCAGGGACTTTAACAGTAACCGCAGCTACTCAAAAGAGTGCTTCTACTCAAAAAGCTGCTGCTGCTCTGGCAGTTACTTCTCCAGCGTTTCCGGGTGCCGAAGGTTTTGGGCGATATACAACTGGTGGTCGTGGCGGACAGGTAATCTATGTTACCAATCTGAATGATTCAGGTGCAGGAAGTTTAAGGGCAGCTGTTACAGCAACGGGAACCAGAACAGTTATGTTTAAAGTTTCGGGAATCATTGCGCTTAATTCAGATTTAAGAATTAACAATGGAAATATCACCATAGCAGGTCAGACTGCCCCAGGTGATGGAATCTGTCTGAAAAATTATTCTGTAAATATAGATGCTGATAATGTTATCATTAGATATATTCGTTTCAGAATGGGTGACCAGGCACAACATGAAGGCGATGCGATAGGCGGACGAAACCATAAAAATATTATCATTGACCACTGCTCTATGAGCTGGAGTACAGACGAATGTGCTTCCTTTTATGATAATGAGAACTTTACTATGCAATGGTGCCTGATGTCTGAAAGTTTACGTGTTTCTGTTCATGATAAGGGAATTCATGGTTATGGTGGAATCTGGGGTGGAAAAAAAGCCTCATTTCATCATAATATGTTAGCGCATCATGATAGCCGAAATGTCCGTTTTTGTGGCAGCAGGTACTCGGGACTTCCTAATCTTGAGCATGTTGATTTTAGAAATAATGTTATTTATAACTGGGGCGGCAATAGTGCTTATGCTGCTGAAGGAGGCTCCTACAACCTTACCAATAATTATTACAAGGCAGGTCCGGCAACAGGTTCGGGCGTAAACGACAGAATCATATCTCCAGGTCAGGATGATGGATCTAACAACCAGGCTGCAGGTGTTTGGGGCAAGTTTTACGTTAATGGAAATCATACTACCGTAAACTCTGCCACTACAGACAATAATTGGAATGGAGTTGATCCTAATCCATCTTCAAAAAGCAAAACGGAACTTCGTGTAAATACTGAATATGACTTCGGTCAAATGACTACTCATTCGGCAGCAAATGCATATAATCGTGTATTGGCGTATGTAGGTGCCAGTCTTAAACGTGATGCAGTTGACAACAGAATAGTGTTAGAGGCAACAAATGGGAATTTTACTTATACTGGATCAAACGGAAGCACAAAAGGTCTGATAGATACACAATCTGATGTTGGAGGATGGCCTGTATACAATTCCACTACAGCGCCAACGGATACGGATAATGACGGAATACCCAATAGCTGGGAAAGTGCTAATGGTTTGAATAGTAATAATGTTTCTGATGGAATATTATATACACTCAGCCCAATATATACTAATCTAGAAGTTTATATTAATGAATTGGTAGGAACTATCACTGCAAATCAAAATCAAAACGGGACTGCCAATTATACAGAATTGACTAGCACAGCTACTCTTGTGAAACATGGTGCAGGTTCAGCAAATCAAACGGTAAGTCTAAATACACCAATAGTTGGCTTTAATTATTCATGGACGAATGCTGCCTCTGCCACTGCTTCAGGATTACCTGCTGGTGTTACTGCAGTAGTTAATGTTTCTGCACAAACTATTACCATAAGCGGAACTCCTACTCAATCAGGTACATTCAATTTCACAGTAATAACTACAGGTGGTTCCCCAAGCGCATCAGTATCAGGTACGATTTCTGTAACTGGCAATTCTACTATTGCCGAAATTTCTATTGATGAAAATCAAATTGGATTCTGCTCAGTCGAAGGCACTATAGATAGCAATAATGCCGGATTCCAGGGTGCTGGTTTTGCCAATACCAATAATGCCGTAGGGGCAGGAATTGAATGGTCTGTGAATACTTCTTCCGGAAATTACATGCTTCGTTGGAAATATTCTAATGGAGGAACAACTGCCAGACCAGGTAAAGTAATAGTGGATGGCGTTACATTGGCTTCTGCAGATTTTAACCCTACAACTAATTGGACTACCTGGGCTGAGAATTCAAGCTCTTTAGTTACAGTAACTCTTTCTGGAGGGAATCATATCATCAGATTAGAAGCGACAACAGCATCCGGTTTGGCTAACATCGATAAAATAGAGGTTGAAGGAATTAATCCTACACCAGTTAGTTGTGGAAGTACATCTAAAATAGCTCTTTCTGACAATACAATAGTTGACGTTGATGAAGCTAAGACTGAATTGAAAACCTATCCTGTGCCATTTAAAAATGAATTTTATATCGATCTTGGTACTATCGGAAAGGTTAAACAGATTTTAGTATTCAATATGCTTGGATTACAAATTTACGCAATAAACGAAATTAACGATTCAACAGTCAAAGTGAATATTGATGGCAGTGCAGGCATATATTTAATTAAAATAATTACTGTAAACGGTGTTGTAAATAAAACCATTCTCAAAGAATAG
- a CDS encoding NADH-dependent flavin oxidoreductase, with amino-acid sequence MSKTTNTKQLFQSFTFKNGIETKNRIAMAPMTTWASNDDYTVSDDEIKHYEARSGNVGLVITGCTRVMANGIGFNNEYASYDDSFLPGLKKMAAAAKKGGSPAILQIYHAGNKAVLNLIPDSIPVSASPIALAPSMFYEGGVVSRELSNEEILEMIKAFGETAHRAIRAGFDGVELHGAHGFLLQNFFSPYYNQRTDHWGGSAEKRMNFAVEVIKEIQSIIKKYADQPFMIGFRISPEEPESYRVKDILPLIDKLIDCGIDYLHVSLTDLLSQKPIDNENKDETILKLVLDHVHHRVPVIAAGGIKQFKDAIEAIKMGLSLVAVGHGLIINPNWVELASDEEKADEVLSMSKADELAIPKKLQEFIQIAKGFFQVKD; translated from the coding sequence ATGAGCAAGACAACAAATACAAAACAATTATTCCAAAGTTTTACATTTAAAAATGGGATCGAAACTAAAAACAGGATTGCCATGGCACCAATGACAACCTGGGCCAGCAATGATGATTATACAGTATCAGATGATGAAATAAAGCATTATGAAGCCCGAAGCGGAAACGTTGGCTTGGTAATAACAGGCTGTACGAGAGTTATGGCAAACGGAATTGGTTTTAACAATGAATATGCCTCTTACGACGACTCTTTTCTGCCAGGGCTTAAAAAAATGGCCGCTGCAGCAAAAAAAGGCGGCTCACCTGCCATACTTCAAATTTATCACGCTGGAAATAAAGCAGTTTTGAATCTTATTCCTGATAGTATTCCGGTAAGTGCAAGTCCTATAGCATTAGCACCGTCGATGTTTTATGAAGGAGGTGTTGTATCTCGTGAACTTTCAAATGAAGAAATTCTGGAAATGATAAAAGCTTTTGGTGAAACTGCTCACAGAGCAATAAGGGCAGGTTTTGACGGAGTAGAGCTGCATGGCGCTCACGGATTCCTATTGCAAAATTTCTTTTCACCCTATTATAATCAAAGAACAGATCACTGGGGTGGATCTGCCGAAAAACGAATGAATTTTGCAGTAGAAGTGATCAAAGAAATTCAGAGTATAATTAAAAAGTATGCAGACCAACCATTTATGATAGGTTTCAGAATATCACCAGAAGAGCCTGAAAGTTATAGAGTGAAAGATATCCTGCCGTTGATTGATAAACTCATTGACTGCGGGATTGATTATCTCCACGTTTCACTTACAGATCTGCTGTCGCAAAAGCCTATAGATAATGAAAATAAGGATGAGACTATTTTAAAATTGGTACTTGATCACGTTCATCACAGAGTTCCAGTGATTGCTGCGGGAGGCATCAAACAGTTTAAAGATGCTATCGAGGCAATAAAGATGGGGTTGTCGTTGGTGGCTGTTGGACACGGTCTTATTATCAATCCAAATTGGGTAGAGCTTGCTTCTGATGAAGAAAAAGCAGACGAAGTTTTAAGTATGTCTAAAGCAGATGAACTGGCGATACCCAAAAAACTACAGGAATTCATTCAAATAGCCAAGGGATTTTTTCAGGTGAAGGACTAG
- a CDS encoding helix-turn-helix domain-containing protein translates to MKHYKTISELYKLNGFPPPENPLMGILTFEESEKCTFIEREFTMAFYTIALTKLKSGIFQYGKTKYDHENGSLAFLKPHQKILMNNVETSEKGFLLYIHEDFFVNHNLHSEINKYGYFDYEVNEALHLSPKEEHIIWELFNKIKLEYYNNQDEYSKDIILTHIDSILKYAQRFYKRQFLNRSSLSGTIITKFTDILKQYFEDGDLQRKGLPSVKYMAGKLSLSPKYLSDLLKQETGKTALEHIHIALVIEAKNILMNTDKTVAETAYQLGFENPPYFSRLFKKEVGLTPTEYREQFFN, encoded by the coding sequence ATGAAACATTACAAAACGATAAGTGAGCTCTATAAATTAAACGGATTTCCACCGCCTGAAAATCCACTGATGGGCATCCTAACTTTTGAGGAGTCAGAAAAATGTACTTTCATCGAGAGGGAATTTACTATGGCATTTTATACAATTGCCTTAACAAAATTAAAATCAGGGATATTTCAATACGGTAAAACAAAATACGACCACGAAAATGGATCTTTGGCTTTTTTAAAACCGCATCAGAAAATATTAATGAATAATGTGGAAACAAGTGAAAAAGGATTTCTATTATATATCCACGAAGATTTTTTTGTGAACCATAACCTTCATTCAGAAATAAATAAATATGGATATTTTGATTACGAGGTAAACGAAGCTTTACATCTCTCTCCAAAAGAAGAACACATTATATGGGAGTTATTCAACAAGATAAAGCTGGAATATTACAATAATCAGGATGAGTACAGTAAAGATATAATACTTACCCATATAGATTCTATTTTAAAATACGCCCAGCGTTTTTATAAGCGACAATTCTTAAATAGATCTTCTTTATCAGGTACCATAATCACTAAATTTACTGACATACTGAAACAATATTTTGAAGATGGAGATCTTCAAAGAAAAGGCCTGCCATCTGTAAAATATATGGCTGGAAAGTTATCCCTGTCACCAAAATATTTAAGTGATTTATTAAAACAAGAAACAGGCAAAACAGCACTGGAACATATTCATATCGCATTGGTTATCGAAGCCAAGAATATTTTAATGAATACAGATAAAACCGTAGCAGAAACTGCATATCAATTAGGTTTTGAAAATCCACCCTATTTTTCAAGGCTTTTTAAAAAAGAAGTTGGTTTAACACCTACAGAATATAGAGAACAATTTTTTAATTAA
- a CDS encoding RICIN domain-containing protein gives MKRLRKLLFLFLVFIPLMELFAWPGMPLPPLHIEGKNLKDPCGKNVLLHGVAITPSPWFNGCSYNQCRWDNYNVQGCLNYNNAVMDALTNTNNGWKLNYIRLHIDPYWTNTPGCSAGENNISCFNYNRLVTYVDQVIIPLINHARSRGLYVVLRPPGVCPDRIAFGDTYHNYLRTVWQYLSNHPNLKNVDNVMFELANEPIQILGTNGNWGATGDEHFAALHNFFQDLVNRIRANGANNVCWIPGTGYQSHYQGYPNHLITGGNIGYAVHVYPGYWGANAENTTSFNNAWNANVQPIANVAPIMVTETDWSPSGDQTWGQGTTSGFGLNLKGRIDATGNCSWNLLAPEGLITNGDPYNVTTAFNNSWESCAAPVKQWFSEYANNNIPSQSCSTLINNAVYEIEFKTNSNKVLDLKYGTNANGTVIRPWDKSGATAQQWIAVDAGNGYWRFKSNASPTGRVIDLESADPTNGKSIRLWDSYSNDAQKWLVTDVGNGYYSIKSAVNTSKGWDISNCNMDGTANLQLWEYYGTSCQLFKFNKVGTATAKTAIEKNTATDNIEINTNVKIYPNPATGGEFNIYLYSQSDENYSLALYSVNGEQLYETKNLKSNTNELIRVKLAKGLYFVTIYQNSGTTTKKILIE, from the coding sequence ATGAAAAGATTACGAAAATTACTTTTTCTATTTTTAGTTTTTATTCCTCTAATGGAATTATTTGCATGGCCAGGAATGCCACTACCTCCCCTGCATATTGAAGGCAAAAATTTAAAGGATCCCTGTGGAAAAAATGTTTTACTCCATGGTGTTGCCATAACACCCAGTCCCTGGTTTAATGGCTGCTCGTATAATCAATGCCGTTGGGACAATTATAATGTCCAGGGTTGTCTAAATTATAATAATGCTGTTATGGATGCACTCACAAACACAAATAACGGATGGAAATTAAATTATATAAGACTTCATATTGATCCTTACTGGACCAATACACCTGGCTGTTCTGCGGGCGAAAACAACATTTCATGTTTTAATTACAATAGACTGGTAACTTATGTTGATCAGGTTATAATTCCTTTAATTAATCATGCCAGAAGCAGAGGTCTCTATGTTGTACTTCGTCCTCCAGGAGTATGTCCTGACCGAATTGCTTTTGGAGACACCTACCATAATTACTTAAGAACTGTATGGCAGTATTTATCAAACCATCCAAATTTAAAGAATGTAGATAATGTTATGTTTGAATTAGCCAATGAGCCTATACAAATACTCGGAACAAATGGAAATTGGGGAGCTACTGGCGATGAGCATTTTGCCGCTTTACATAATTTCTTCCAGGATTTAGTAAATAGAATTAGAGCTAATGGTGCCAATAATGTTTGCTGGATACCAGGAACAGGGTATCAGTCTCATTACCAGGGATATCCAAATCATTTAATAACAGGAGGAAATATAGGCTATGCTGTGCATGTTTATCCAGGATATTGGGGGGCAAATGCAGAAAATACCACCAGTTTTAATAATGCCTGGAATGCTAATGTACAACCGATTGCTAATGTAGCACCTATTATGGTAACCGAAACAGATTGGTCTCCTTCTGGTGATCAAACATGGGGTCAGGGAACGACAAGCGGTTTTGGTCTGAATTTGAAAGGAAGGATTGATGCCACAGGAAATTGCAGTTGGAATTTACTTGCTCCAGAAGGATTGATAACAAACGGAGATCCCTATAATGTTACAACCGCTTTCAACAACAGTTGGGAATCTTGCGCTGCACCAGTTAAGCAATGGTTCTCTGAATATGCAAACAATAATATACCCTCGCAAAGCTGCAGTACTCTAATAAATAATGCTGTTTATGAAATTGAATTTAAAACAAACTCAAATAAAGTCCTGGATCTTAAATATGGGACTAATGCAAATGGTACTGTAATTCGTCCTTGGGATAAATCAGGAGCAACAGCACAGCAATGGATTGCTGTTGACGCAGGTAACGGATATTGGCGTTTTAAATCAAACGCGAGTCCAACAGGACGTGTAATAGATCTTGAGAGTGCAGACCCAACGAATGGTAAATCGATAAGACTTTGGGATAGTTATAGTAATGATGCTCAAAAATGGCTGGTAACAGATGTTGGCAATGGCTATTATAGTATAAAATCTGCCGTTAATACATCAAAAGGCTGGGATATATCTAATTGCAATATGGACGGTACAGCAAATCTCCAGCTTTGGGAATATTACGGAACTTCATGTCAATTATTTAAGTTCAATAAAGTAGGAACTGCTACTGCAAAAACTGCAATTGAGAAAAATACCGCAACAGATAATATAGAAATCAACACGAATGTCAAAATATATCCTAATCCAGCAACGGGAGGAGAGTTTAACATCTATTTATATTCACAATCTGACGAAAATTATTCTTTAGCACTATACTCAGTTAATGGCGAGCAATTATACGAAACAAAAAATCTAAAGTCTAATACTAATGAACTTATTAGAGTAAAACTTGCAAAGGGTTTATATTTTGTGACGATATATCAAAATTCAGGTACAACTACCAAAAAAATATTAATTGAATAG
- a CDS encoding nuclear transport factor 2 family protein: protein MTNLDIIKSTYEGKTSEENGKNLAQYAADNISWTEAKGFPYGGTYVGIENIFENVFSRLGSEWIDYKFTPEDYLWVEDNVLAYGTYSGTYKRSGKFFTARVCYLWKLNAGKIISFEQFVDSQTVNDALK, encoded by the coding sequence ATGACAAATCTTGATATTATAAAAAGTACATACGAGGGTAAAACTTCTGAGGAAAATGGAAAAAACCTTGCCCAATATGCTGCAGATAATATTTCATGGACAGAAGCAAAAGGTTTTCCTTATGGAGGAACTTATGTTGGTATAGAAAATATTTTTGAAAATGTATTCAGCCGATTAGGAAGTGAATGGATCGATTATAAATTTACTCCTGAAGATTATCTCTGGGTCGAAGACAATGTTTTAGCTTACGGCACTTACAGCGGTACTTATAAGAGATCTGGAAAGTTTTTTACTGCAAGAGTCTGTTATTTATGGAAATTAAATGCCGGAAAAATTATCAGTTTTGAACAGTTTGTGGATAGTCAGACCGTAAATGATGCCCTTAAGTAA
- a CDS encoding MBL fold metallo-hydrolase: protein MESQERILKKIKTNILDIKVFNASENSFGVASVIISGKKDAVLIDAQFTLADAEYVAEEIKKSGKKLTTIYVSHGDPDFYFGLETFKKYFPEVTAYAAPVTIEHIKATAQKKLEVWGERLGNQITSNAVVPQVLKGNTIELEGHNLEIIGLKYFPDRTFVWIPAEKTVVGGINVFGTTFNPWMADAQTPESRNNWISVLNEIKKLEPEIVIPAHVSSNSSFDSSAVDHTINYIEFYEEALKENKTSEDLLKAIKAKYPALTFETALVIGAKVNTGEMKW from the coding sequence ATGGAATCACAAGAAAGAATTTTAAAAAAAATCAAAACTAATATCTTAGATATTAAAGTGTTCAATGCTTCAGAAAACAGCTTTGGTGTAGCCTCAGTTATAATCTCAGGAAAAAAAGATGCGGTTTTAATTGATGCGCAGTTTACTTTGGCGGATGCCGAATATGTGGCGGAAGAGATTAAAAAAAGTGGTAAAAAGTTAACGACAATTTATGTTTCTCACGGCGATCCTGATTTTTATTTTGGCTTGGAAACATTTAAGAAATATTTCCCTGAGGTTACTGCATATGCTGCGCCTGTAACCATAGAACATATTAAAGCAACTGCTCAGAAGAAATTAGAAGTATGGGGAGAAAGATTAGGAAATCAGATTACATCAAATGCAGTAGTGCCACAAGTTTTAAAAGGTAATACAATTGAACTTGAAGGGCATAACCTGGAAATTATTGGATTAAAATATTTTCCAGATAGAACATTTGTGTGGATCCCAGCTGAAAAAACAGTAGTAGGCGGTATTAATGTTTTTGGAACTACTTTTAACCCTTGGATGGCAGACGCGCAGACTCCGGAGTCACGCAATAACTGGATTTCAGTGTTAAATGAAATTAAGAAATTAGAACCAGAAATTGTAATTCCTGCCCATGTATCTTCAAACTCTTCTTTTGATAGCAGTGCGGTAGATCATACTATCAATTATATTGAATTTTATGAAGAAGCATTAAAGGAAAATAAAACTTCTGAAGATTTATTAAAAGCAATAAAAGCTAAATATCCAGCTCTTACCTTTGAAACTGCTTTAGTAATTGGAGCTAAAGTAAATACTGGAGAAATGAAATGGTAA
- a CDS encoding DsbA family protein: MKLIYVMDPLCGWCYGNSVNILKLHDKYKDVLDFEILPAGMWAGENVRKQTKHIAAYIKKHDPQIQQLTGTEFGADYFKFIENENVILDSEIPSRAIISVTRLWPEIVIPFTVEVQRSRYWYGKDLSNEETYLTICDTLNLDKNEFLNTFHSKTVKEETLNTFSRALYYANSYPTLLAEKSNETYILEQGYAAFETITEQIDALLLLN; this comes from the coding sequence ATGAAATTAATATATGTGATGGATCCTCTCTGCGGCTGGTGTTATGGCAACAGCGTAAATATCCTGAAATTACACGATAAATATAAAGATGTATTGGATTTTGAAATTCTTCCTGCAGGAATGTGGGCAGGTGAAAATGTTCGAAAACAGACTAAACATATTGCAGCTTACATCAAAAAACATGATCCACAGATCCAGCAGTTAACAGGTACAGAATTTGGGGCAGATTATTTCAAATTTATAGAAAATGAAAATGTAATTCTGGACAGCGAAATTCCTTCAAGGGCAATTATTTCTGTGACCAGATTATGGCCTGAAATAGTAATTCCATTTACGGTGGAAGTTCAAAGGTCTCGTTACTGGTATGGAAAAGATTTAAGTAATGAAGAGACTTATTTAACCATCTGTGATACTCTAAATTTAGATAAAAATGAATTTCTGAATACTTTTCATTCGAAAACAGTAAAAGAAGAAACTCTCAATACATTCTCAAGAGCATTGTATTACGCGAATTCTTATCCAACGCTGCTGGCAGAAAAAAGCAATGAAACCTATATTTTAGAACAGGGTTACGCTGCTTTTGAAACGATAACTGAACAAATAGACGCACTACTTTTATTAAACTAG